One window of the Haloarcula halobia genome contains the following:
- a CDS encoding HNH endonuclease — MLARRGNRCQWCGARGPPRGWAILHVHHIERNPDDVEEDDPKNLAVTCRGCHNWFHHRPMITDAPVPLTHADMQVLLPNDVLLLNVLDEIGPAPFRDVFVRMKVLLSEPAVRERLWVLMGLDRMVAGRDEQLVDQDAKSGAWGFPGDVETSARGYVPDDRALAFQRAEDELVRRALDRGCSREHVASVFDVSRRNTFHKQYRAAAYAFPLDEFSRGGRPVERDEEMSATVREEEDIPDGDLEPVETWGGEPDETNSDVSDLLNGD, encoded by the coding sequence ATGCTGGCTAGACGTGGGAATCGGTGTCAGTGGTGCGGGGCGCGTGGTCCGCCGCGCGGCTGGGCGATCCTGCACGTCCACCACATTGAACGCAACCCGGATGATGTGGAGGAGGATGATCCGAAGAATTTAGCCGTGACGTGCCGCGGGTGCCATAACTGGTTTCATCACCGGCCAATGATCACGGATGCCCCGGTGCCGCTAACACATGCTGATATGCAGGTGTTGTTGCCGAATGACGTGTTATTGTTGAACGTGCTGGATGAGATCGGGCCAGCACCGTTCCGTGACGTGTTCGTGCGGATGAAAGTGTTGTTGTCGGAGCCGGCGGTACGCGAACGGTTGTGGGTGCTGATGGGGTTAGACCGGATGGTGGCGGGACGGGACGAGCAACTGGTAGATCAAGATGCGAAAAGCGGGGCGTGGGGATTCCCGGGCGATGTGGAGACGTCGGCGCGCGGGTACGTCCCGGATGACCGGGCGTTAGCGTTCCAACGCGCTGAAGACGAGTTAGTGCGCCGGGCACTCGACCGCGGGTGTAGCCGGGAGCACGTCGCATCAGTGTTTGATGTGTCGCGTCGGAACACGTTCCATAAGCAGTACCGCGCAGCTGCGTACGCGTTCCCGCTCGACGAATTCAGTCGTGGCGGGCGGCCAGTGGAACGTGATGAGGAGATGAGCGCGACTGTGCGTGAGGAGGAAGACATACCGGATGGTGACTTGGAGCCTGTTGAAACGTGGGGTGGCGAACCTGATGAAACGAACAGTGATGTGAGTGATTTGTTGAACGGAGAT